A section of the Pseudanabaena mucicola str. Chao 1806 genome encodes:
- a CDS encoding putative toxin-antitoxin system toxin component, PIN family, with amino-acid sequence MTKLRLVIDTNILISGLMSVNSLSQQVFDYATSQAILLMSDEVQSEIENVISHPKLQKYITLERRNKFLA; translated from the coding sequence ATGACTAAACTAAGATTAGTAATCGATACCAACATCTTGATTAGTGGCTTAATGTCTGTAAATTCATTGTCCCAGCAGGTCTTTGACTATGCCACATCTCAAGCAATACTCTTGATGTCTGATGAAGTTCAATCAGAAATAGAAAACGTCATCAGCCACCCCAAACTCCAAAAATACATCACCTTAGAAAGACGTAATAAATTTTTAGCTTAA
- the psbA gene encoding photosystem II q(b) protein: protein MTTAVQRRESASVWDQFCNWITSTNNRLYIGWFGVIMIPCLLAATICFVIAFIAAPPVDIDGIREPVAGSLLFGNNMISGAVVPSSNAIGLHFYPIWEADSLDEWLYNGGPYQLVIFHFLLGVFCYMGREWELSYRLGMRPWIAVAYSAPVAAATAVFLIYPIGQGSFSDGMPLGISGTFNFMIVFQAEHNILMHPFHMLGVAGVFGGSLFSAMHGSLVTSSLIRETTENESQNSGYKFGQEEETYNIVAAHGYFGRLIFQYASFSNSRQLHFFLALWPVVGIWFTALGVSTMAFNLNGFNFNQSISDSQGRVVPSWADVINRANLGMEVMHERNAHNFPLDLAAVDVAPIAMSAPAING from the coding sequence ATGACCACAGCAGTACAAAGACGCGAGAGCGCATCGGTCTGGGATCAATTTTGCAATTGGATCACCAGCACAAACAACAGACTATACATCGGATGGTTCGGAGTAATCATGATTCCATGCTTACTCGCAGCAACCATCTGCTTCGTAATCGCCTTCATCGCAGCACCACCCGTAGACATCGACGGCATCCGTGAACCAGTAGCAGGGAGCCTGCTATTCGGCAACAACATGATATCTGGCGCAGTTGTACCCTCCTCCAACGCAATTGGCCTGCACTTTTACCCCATTTGGGAAGCAGATAGCCTCGACGAATGGCTATACAACGGTGGACCATACCAACTGGTAATTTTCCACTTTTTGCTCGGAGTATTCTGCTACATGGGACGTGAATGGGAATTGTCATACAGACTCGGCATGCGTCCATGGATCGCAGTAGCATACTCAGCCCCCGTAGCCGCAGCAACCGCAGTATTCTTGATCTACCCAATCGGACAAGGATCATTTTCTGACGGCATGCCTTTAGGAATCTCTGGAACATTCAACTTCATGATCGTATTCCAAGCAGAGCACAACATCCTGATGCATCCTTTCCACATGTTAGGAGTAGCAGGTGTGTTCGGCGGTTCATTGTTCAGTGCAATGCACGGTTCTTTGGTAACCAGCAGCTTGATTCGTGAAACCACCGAAAACGAAAGCCAAAACTCAGGCTACAAGTTTGGACAAGAAGAAGAAACCTACAACATCGTTGCAGCACACGGCTACTTCGGTCGTTTGATTTTCCAATACGCATCCTTCAGCAACAGCCGTCAATTGCACTTCTTCCTTGCCCTATGGCCAGTAGTTGGCATTTGGTTCACCGCATTGGGCGTAAGCACCATGGCATTCAACTTGAATGGATTCAACTTCAACCAATCAATCTCTGATAGCCAAGGTCGTGTAGTACCTTCTTGGGCAGACGTAATCAACCGCGCTAACTTGGGTATGGAAGTAATGCACGAGCGCAATGCTCACAACTTCCCTCTCGATTTGGCTGCTGTTGATGTTGCTCCTATCGCTATGAGCGCTCCTGCTATCAACGGTTAA
- a CDS encoding putative toxin-antitoxin system toxin component, PIN family: MRIVLDTNVLIASLISRGKCYALVEHSLKVHEIISSKFILDELAEKLQKKFKYETEDINEALSIFRSKMEIVIPSQLEQQVCRDIDDDWILATALAGKAQCILTGDKDLLAIARFENIDIISPVDFQVYEESSRI, translated from the coding sequence ATGAGAATTGTCCTTGATACCAATGTTTTAATAGCATCACTGATATCTAGAGGCAAATGCTATGCACTTGTAGAACATTCTCTCAAAGTTCATGAGATTATTTCTTCCAAATTTATACTTGACGAACTAGCAGAAAAGCTCCAAAAGAAATTCAAGTATGAGACAGAAGATATAAACGAGGCTTTATCAATATTTCGTTCAAAGATGGAAATAGTTATCCCTTCTCAATTAGAACAGCAAGTATGTCGCGATATTGATGATGATTGGATTTTGGCAACAGCTTTAGCGGGTAAAGCTCAATGTATCCTTACGGGAGACAAAGATTTATTGGCGATCGCCAGATTTGAAAACATTGATATTATTTCCCCTGTGGATTTTCAAGTCTATGAAGAAAGTTCACGGATTTAG
- a CDS encoding HAD-IA family hydrolase codes for MRSPQVIYLDAVGTIFGVRGSVGQQYAKVAIDFGVNLDEQVINSAFYQNFQTAPRIAFPHLLQAEIPRAEYEWWRSLAEQTFSQTGDFVKFADFDQFFKQLYDYFASAEPWIIYQDTLVALDRWRKLGVNLALLSNFDSRIYSVIEALEIGDYFQSITISTEVGSAKPDALIFKTALTKHQLDQLPDQAWHIGDSFSEDYEGANAVGINAFWLNRDRRPAKNLAQQTAQTIHLLTDL; via the coding sequence ATGCGATCGCCACAAGTTATTTATTTAGATGCAGTTGGCACTATATTTGGTGTAAGAGGTAGTGTGGGGCAACAATATGCAAAGGTTGCCATAGATTTTGGCGTTAATCTTGATGAGCAAGTAATTAATTCTGCTTTTTATCAAAATTTTCAAACGGCTCCAAGAATTGCTTTTCCTCATTTGCTTCAAGCAGAGATCCCAAGGGCTGAATATGAATGGTGGAGATCGCTAGCTGAACAAACCTTTAGCCAAACAGGAGATTTTGTAAAATTTGCTGATTTTGATCAATTTTTTAAACAACTTTATGACTACTTTGCGTCTGCTGAACCTTGGATAATTTACCAAGATACCCTTGTTGCTCTGGATAGATGGCGAAAGCTGGGAGTTAATCTTGCTTTGCTATCTAACTTTGACAGTCGGATTTATAGTGTAATCGAGGCTCTTGAAATTGGTGATTACTTTCAATCGATTACGATATCTACTGAAGTCGGTTCCGCTAAACCTGATGCACTGATCTTTAAGACAGCTTTAACCAAGCATCAACTAGATCAATTGCCCGATCAAGCTTGGCATATAGGTGATAGTTTTAGCGAAGATTATGAGGGTGCAAATGCGGTGGGGATCAACGCATTTTGGTTAAACCGAGATCGCCGCCCCGCCAAAAATCTAGCGCAACAAACAGCACAAACAATTCATTTGTTAACTGACCTATAG
- a CDS encoding DUF433 domain-containing protein, which translates to MENQLIVRDPEIISGIPVFKGTRVPVKNLVDYLEAGDSLEEFLDDFPTVQKEKVVEFLNLSIKYYLAHDYESDT; encoded by the coding sequence ATGGAAAATCAATTAATTGTAAGAGATCCTGAAATTATCTCTGGAATACCTGTATTTAAGGGGACTAGAGTTCCTGTAAAGAACTTGGTTGATTATCTTGAAGCAGGAGACTCTCTGGAGGAATTTTTAGATGACTTCCCAACTGTGCAGAAAGAGAAAGTGGTGGAGTTTTTAAATCTATCCATCAAATATTATTTGGCACATGATTATGAAAGTGATACTTGA
- a CDS encoding putative toxin-antitoxin system toxin component, PIN family, translated as MNQQIRACRDAKDDKFLELAVCGEANYIITGDADLLDLNPF; from the coding sequence ATCAACCAACAAATTCGAGCCTGTCGAGATGCCAAGGATGACAAGTTCCTAGAGTTAGCTGTCTGCGGTGAAGCTAACTACATCATTACAGGCGATGCCGATCTTCTAGATTTAAACCCATTCTAA
- a CDS encoding UDP-glucuronic acid decarboxylase family protein: MRILVTGGAGFIGSHLVDRLMDAGHTVVCVDNLYTGRKANNCQWAEHPSFQFIEHDIINPIDIEPVEQIYHLACPASPVHYQADPIQTTKTNFLGTLNVLELAKRWRARVLLASTSEVYGDPLIHPQTEDYWGNVNCTGIRSCYDEGKRISESLAFDFHRQFNVEVRVARIFNTHGARMLENDGRVVSNFIVQALKGIPLTIYGDGSQTRSFCYVSDLVEGLIRLMNGNYIGPVNLGNLGEYTILQLAQTIQRLIDPTANIVFKPLPQDDPQRRQPDIARAKFHLGWEPTVPLEEGLAITIAYFRDYLANTSY; encoded by the coding sequence ATGAGAATTCTAGTTACTGGTGGTGCAGGCTTCATTGGATCGCATTTAGTTGATCGGCTGATGGATGCAGGTCATACCGTTGTCTGTGTTGATAACCTTTACACAGGTAGGAAAGCTAATAATTGCCAATGGGCAGAGCATCCTAGTTTTCAGTTTATTGAGCATGACATTATCAACCCTATTGATATTGAGCCTGTTGAGCAAATATATCACCTTGCTTGTCCAGCATCACCTGTTCATTATCAAGCTGATCCCATCCAAACTACTAAAACTAACTTTTTAGGTACGCTAAATGTTTTGGAATTAGCTAAGCGTTGGCGGGCAAGAGTTTTGCTAGCCTCAACTTCTGAGGTGTATGGAGACCCCCTAATACATCCACAAACCGAAGACTATTGGGGAAATGTCAACTGTACAGGAATTCGGAGTTGTTATGATGAAGGCAAGCGAATTTCAGAAAGTCTAGCTTTTGATTTTCATCGTCAATTTAATGTTGAGGTGAGAGTGGCTCGCATCTTTAATACCCATGGTGCAAGGATGCTCGAAAATGATGGACGTGTAGTTAGTAACTTCATTGTTCAAGCTTTGAAAGGTATTCCATTAACGATTTATGGTGATGGCTCACAAACACGGAGTTTCTGCTATGTGTCAGATCTTGTGGAAGGGCTGATACGTTTAATGAATGGGAATTATATTGGTCCTGTGAATTTAGGTAATCTTGGTGAGTATACGATTTTGCAATTAGCCCAGACAATTCAGCGTTTGATCGATCCCACTGCCAACATTGTATTTAAGCCTTTACCTCAAGATGATCCACAGCGTCGTCAGCCCGATATTGCTCGAGCAAAGTTCCATTTAGGTTGGGAACCCACAGTTCCTTTAGAAGAAGGTCTAGCAATAACAATTGCTTATTTTCGTGATTACTTGGCAAATACTTCCTATTGA
- the ndk gene encoding nucleoside-diphosphate kinase, which yields MERTFLAVKPDGVQRHLIGEIIRRYEAKGFKLVGLKLVQPTRELAESHYAVHKERPFFAGLVDFITSGPVVAMVWEGDGVVASARKIIGATNPQTAEPGTIRGDFGINIGRNIIHGSDAIETAQTEIALWFKPEELVEWQPNLTAWVYE from the coding sequence ATGGAACGTACTTTTTTAGCAGTTAAGCCTGATGGCGTGCAGCGTCACCTAATCGGAGAAATTATTCGTCGTTATGAGGCTAAAGGCTTTAAGCTCGTCGGACTGAAATTGGTGCAACCAACCCGCGAATTAGCTGAAAGTCATTACGCAGTGCATAAAGAAAGACCTTTCTTTGCTGGTTTGGTTGACTTTATTACCTCAGGTCCTGTTGTAGCAATGGTATGGGAAGGCGATGGTGTAGTAGCTTCAGCTCGGAAGATCATCGGTGCAACCAACCCTCAAACTGCTGAGCCAGGTACAATTCGTGGCGATTTTGGCATCAATATTGGGCGCAATATTATTCACGGTTCTGATGCGATCGAAACTGCTCAAACCGAGATTGCACTTTGGTTTAAGCCTGAAGAATTAGTCGAATGGCAGCCTAACTTAACAGCTTGGGTTTACGAATAA
- a CDS encoding riboflavin synthase, whose amino-acid sequence MFTGLVQTIGIIEQRDRDRLVIHCPDLVSKIAIGDSIAVNGVCLTATHISDTNFVADVSPETLGRTNLGDRQLKYVNLEMALAVGDRIGGHFVSGHIDGVGKLCDRALVGNSWELSFEAIPEVARYIVFKGSIAINGISLTVSDCNEAGTNFRVAVIPHTYNHTALKYLDLGSSVHLEGDLLGKYVEKFLKLGIIDQRSFSDSKITPEFLAEHGW is encoded by the coding sequence ATGTTTACAGGCTTAGTTCAAACCATTGGCATCATTGAACAACGTGATCGTGATCGCCTTGTCATTCATTGTCCTGATCTAGTAAGCAAAATTGCGATCGGTGATAGCATTGCGGTGAATGGAGTCTGTCTAACAGCAACTCACATTTCAGATACTAATTTCGTGGCAGATGTGTCTCCAGAAACCTTGGGACGCACAAATTTAGGCGATCGCCAATTAAAGTATGTCAATTTAGAAATGGCTCTGGCTGTGGGCGATCGCATCGGTGGACATTTTGTCTCAGGTCACATTGATGGAGTTGGCAAATTATGTGATCGCGCCCTAGTTGGTAATTCATGGGAGTTAAGCTTTGAGGCAATTCCTGAGGTTGCTCGTTACATTGTGTTTAAAGGGAGCATTGCCATTAATGGGATTAGTCTCACAGTTTCCGACTGCAATGAAGCAGGTACAAATTTTCGAGTTGCAGTTATCCCTCATACATACAACCATACAGCTTTGAAATATTTAGATCTCGGTAGTTCAGTACATCTAGAAGGTGATCTACTAGGTAAATATGTAGAAAAATTTTTAAAATTAGGAATTATAGACCAAAGAAGTTTTTCGGATTCAAAAATAACACCAGAATTTTTAGCCGAACATGGTTGGTAA
- a CDS encoding polysaccharide biosynthesis/export family protein: protein MRIPKFGKLILFTLIAFSPFPSWAQTSTIDKTAPSSETTISPAPANSNLRHLSTVNNSGVTSLNVSESKAQDTFRYTLGAGDIIKIEVFNVPELSGNQTIAPDGTINISLVGALKLEGLSLDEANALLKTKLSPFLVRNIVNVSLQSPRPLNIAVVGEVNRPGPRFLNYVGSGATNNSNSSSNAATLTRALESASGITSRADISNIQISRRDGAAGRRIIKVNLQNLLEKGDISQDVRILDGDSILVPPLPQTSTSQSRVVSNSTFSPDTFTIQVAIVGEVNRVGSQTLVYSRNGITSTGLTGATTSAGIASNGGPVTLSRALQAANGVTEIADIRNVQISRLNDKGQRTIVKSNLLDLITKADLSQDITLSDGDLITVPRLEKTNPTEYLQIAKATFSPTVITVQVIGEAFRPGPLQLRPNTSFTEAISAAGGLTNDADWRAVELYRVNPDGSIMRRNLVADLNLPLSEENNPGLRDRDVIVVRPSFGASILNSATKFLGNIVTPFSLVTNLYRSFKN, encoded by the coding sequence ATGCGTATACCCAAATTTGGCAAATTAATTCTATTTACATTAATTGCCTTTTCTCCTTTTCCTAGTTGGGCTCAGACCTCCACAATTGATAAGACTGCTCCATCATCTGAGACCACAATATCCCCAGCACCCGCAAATTCTAACCTGAGACATTTATCAACGGTGAATAATAGTGGGGTAACTTCCCTAAATGTCAGTGAATCTAAGGCTCAGGATACATTTCGATACACTTTAGGAGCAGGTGACATTATTAAAATTGAAGTTTTTAACGTACCTGAATTATCTGGTAACCAAACAATCGCTCCAGATGGGACTATTAATATTTCTTTAGTCGGTGCTCTCAAATTAGAAGGCTTGAGTTTAGATGAAGCCAATGCCTTACTAAAGACAAAGTTAAGCCCCTTTTTAGTGCGTAATATTGTAAATGTCTCGTTGCAGTCTCCCCGCCCGCTCAATATTGCAGTGGTCGGAGAAGTAAATCGTCCAGGACCAAGATTTTTAAATTATGTTGGTTCTGGTGCTACTAATAACAGTAACAGTAGTAGCAACGCAGCAACTCTAACTCGTGCACTTGAGTCAGCTTCAGGAATCACCTCAAGAGCCGATATTAGTAATATTCAAATTTCTCGTCGTGACGGTGCAGCAGGTCGTCGGATCATTAAAGTTAATCTCCAAAATCTCCTTGAAAAAGGTGATATTAGCCAAGATGTCCGTATTCTTGATGGAGATTCGATTCTAGTCCCCCCACTACCCCAAACTAGCACATCTCAATCTAGGGTAGTTAGCAACTCGACATTTTCACCAGACACCTTTACGATCCAAGTAGCGATCGTGGGTGAAGTTAATCGCGTTGGATCGCAAACCTTAGTTTATTCCCGCAATGGGATTACTTCCACAGGGCTCACAGGCGCGACTACATCGGCTGGTATTGCGTCCAATGGAGGTCCAGTTACTCTCAGCCGTGCTTTGCAAGCAGCTAACGGAGTAACCGAAATAGCAGATATTCGTAACGTACAAATTTCGCGACTGAATGACAAAGGGCAACGTACAATCGTGAAATCGAATCTGCTAGACCTAATTACCAAAGCTGATCTCAGCCAAGACATAACCCTTAGCGATGGTGATCTCATTACAGTACCACGACTCGAAAAAACTAATCCAACTGAATATTTACAGATTGCAAAAGCCACTTTCTCGCCTACAGTAATTACAGTACAAGTAATTGGCGAGGCATTTCGTCCAGGTCCTCTACAACTGCGACCCAATACTTCATTTACGGAAGCTATTTCCGCAGCAGGAGGACTGACTAACGATGCCGATTGGCGCGCAGTCGAGCTTTATCGAGTAAATCCTGACGGTTCCATTATGCGTCGCAATCTTGTCGCTGATTTAAACTTACCCTTGAGTGAAGAAAATAATCCAGGACTACGCGATCGCGATGTGATTGTAGTACGTCCCTCATTTGGAGCAAGCATTCTTAACTCTGCTACTAAATTTCTGGGTAACATTGTTACTCCTTTTTCACTTGTTACCAATCTTTACAGAAGCTTTAAAAATTGA